A section of the Lampris incognitus isolate fLamInc1 unplaced genomic scaffold, fLamInc1.hap2 H_1, whole genome shotgun sequence genome encodes:
- the LOC130131962 gene encoding trafficking kinesin-binding protein 2-like isoform X2, translating to MTRTHNDIDVVTHLLAERDRDLELAARIGQSLLQRNNLLQERNEAIEEQLAQALDQVHQLQHELSKKDELLRIVASASEECETDSSCSTPYGQPQSMGTATAAAALSQLEALQSKLQEVEEENLALRSEARHLKRETITYEEKEQQLVSDCVKELRESNSQMVSLTDELAQKNEELLRHQEEIAQLLSQIVELQHRVKELALEKEELRIHLQASKDAQRELTVELNELTERNAECVGMLHESQEEIKELRSKNTPSAGMHRHLSYGLYPMDSLAAEIEGTMRRELSVEEEKTFQDQRTFQKKVFHTVRAVNASATRASSATPPIPGSGHSSLVMTAQPFQSAQEEEVQLGQPGSPGRNDLSRALHRLSLRRQNVLCERQFFRAERERQTQTSAGVEAEGVSSHYSSPAESAHSSFSNLSELSISSSVFKTFLPEKLQIVKPMEGSLTLHHWQQLAKPHLGTILDPHPGVVTKGFRPLPQDAIYRLTDLEEDEEDEEHRGRMDRALGKGAAGEDMEEEDEGGITFKVYCSSTPEEKNQRKPVGSPFLLPPLSPNLWTQPVVITSSAISDLSFTSGPCHVSKTPSLSVQPTPVASPAPSQPESQNSFSTASSLLSSSVQIPGKCQSSTFSTYTFTTCRILHPSDITQVISSSYSQYPLLTNTPSSMRSGPSTPVTPCRLSLGDSFPPRRSTLPPSGLAKLVLEKGISAQVSTDKLPTPPKLAARQPLCHLLPSTPPNSPSRSHAPSLVPIESGSVPADNFLASRPTELFLQDVYGLNLGRAPRPDLPSPSQKNTALDSSPTEKSAQSQHDTVSVGLVERLCRLGFATVLQSGESKAPPLRQDSSTLVAASGGSLLGGLRRNQSLPAMIGAWADVSSANPSQTIFPPNHPPPHPTSLALPLAPWGDRKE from the exons gtgcaTCAGCTGCAGCATGAACTGAGTAAGAAGGATGAGCTGCTGCGGATAGTGGCAAGTGCTTCGGAGGAGTGTGAGACCGACTCCAGCTGCTCCACTCCATATGGCCAGCCTCAGTCAATGGGGACAGCCACTGCAGCCGCTGCCCTCAGCCAGCTGGAGGCGCTGCAGAGCAAGctacaggaggtggaggaggagaacCTGGCACTGAGGTCCGAG GCTCGCCATCTGAAGAGGGAGACCATCACCTATGAGGAGAAGGAGCAGCAGCTGGTCAGTGACTGTGTCAAGGAGCTGC gtgAGTCCAACAGTCAGATGGTCTCTCTGACGGACGAGCTGGCTCAGAAAAATGAGGAACTGCTCAGGCACCAGGAGGAGATCGCCCAGCTTCTGTCCCAGATAGTGGAGCTCCAGCACAGGGTGAAGGAG TTGGCTTTAGagaaggaggagctgaggattcATCTGCAGGCCTCCAAAGACGCCCAGAGAGAGCTCACGGTGGAG ctgAACGAACTAACGGAGCGGAATGCAGAGTGTGTTGGGATGCTTCATGAGTCCCAGGAGGAGATCAAGGAGCTGCGCAGTAAGAACACGCCCTCTGCTGGAATGCACAGACACCTGTCATATGGCCTCTACCCCATG gATTCTCTAGCAGCTGAGATTGAGGGCACCATGAGGAGAGAGCTGAGtgttgaagaagaaaaaaccttTCAAGACCAAAG aactttccagaagaaagtcTTCCATACAGTGCGTGCCGTCAATGCTTCAGCAACTCGTGCATCTTCAGCCACGCCCCCTATCCCGGGTTCAGGGCACAGCTCTCTGGTGATGACTGCACAGCCCTTCCAGTCAGCTCAGGA AGAAGAAGTACAACTTGGTCAGCCGGGCTCCCCGGGGAGGAACGACCTCAGCAGGGCCCTCCATCGCTTGTCGTTGCGGCGGCAGAACGTCCTGTGTGAACGTCAGTTTTTCCGGGCGGAGCGTGAGAGGCAGACACAGACCTCGGCTGGGGTAGAAGCAGAGGGGGTGAGCAGCCACTACAGCTCACCAGCGGAGAGTGCGCACTCCTCTTTCTCTAACCTGTCAGAGCTGTCCATCTCCTCCAGTGTGTTCAAGACCTTCCTGCCTGAGAAGCTGCAGATAGTCAAGCCCATGGAAG GCTCACTGACCCTCCACCACTGGCAGCAGCTAGCGAAGCCCCATTTGGGCACCATTCTGGACCCCCACCCTGGAGTGGTGACCAAGGGTTTCCGCCCACTGCCCCAGGATGCCATATACCGCCTTACAGAcctggaggaggatgaggaggatgaagagcacagaGGGAGGATGGACAGGGCTTTGGGGAAGGGTGCAGCAGGAGAGGACatggaagaggaggatgaaggaGGTATTACCTTCAAGGTGTATTGTTCATCCACACCGGAAGAGAAGAATCAAAGAAAGCCTGTGGGGTCACCGTTCCTCCTCCCACCCCTCTCTCCCAACCTGTGGACTCAGCCAGTTGTCATCACCTCCTCTGCCATATCTGACCTTTCCTTTACCTCTGGACCTTGTCATGTCAGCAAGACACCCAGTTTATCAGTGCAGCCTACCCCTGTGGCCTCTCCAGCTCCCAGTCAACCAGAGAGCCAAAATAGCTTCTCCACAGCATCATCCTTATTATCATCCTCCG TCCAAATCCCAGGGAAGTGTCAGAGCTCTACGTTCTCCACCTATACCTTCACCACCTGCCGCATTCTGCACcccagtgacatcacacaggtcATCTCCAG TTCTTACTCCCAGTACCCACTCTTGACCAACACCCCCAGCTCCATGAGGTCAGGCCCCAGCACACCGGTGACTCCCTGCAGACTGAGTCTGGGTGACTCTTTCCCTCCACGCCGCTCCACCTTGCCCCCAAGTGGACTGGCCAAGCTGGTCCTTGAGAAGGGCATTTCTGCACAGGTCTCTACAGACAAACTCCCTACGCCACCCAAACTGGCTGCCAGGCAGCCCCTCTGCCATCTCCTCCCAAGCACACCTCCCAACTCCCCTTCCAGGTCACATGCCCCCTCCCTTGTGCCCATTGAGTCAGGCTCGGTCCCAGCTGACAACTTCCTGGCCTCACGGCCAACTGAGCTCTTCCTCCAGGATGTGTATGGGCTGAATTTAGGACGTGCGCCACGTCCAGACCTGCCAAGTCCCTCCCAAAAAAATACAGCCCTTGACTCATCCCCCACTGAGAAATCTGCCCAAAGCCAGCATGACACAGTCAGTGTTGGCCTGGTGGAGAGGCTCTGTAGGCTGGGATTTGCCACTGTCTTACAGAGTGGCGAGTCTAAGGCTCCACCCCTGCGCCAAGATTCATCCACTCTTGTGGCGGCAAGCGGAGGGAGCCTATTGGGCGGGCTAAGACGAAACCAGAGTCTCCCTGCCATGATTGGTGCATGGGCAGATGTGTCATCTGCTAATCCCTCCCAAACCATCTTCCCCCCAaatcatcctcctcctcaccccacTTCCCTAGCCCTCCCTTTAGCCCCATGGGGAGACCGTAAAGAATGA
- the LOC130131964 gene encoding putative uncharacterized protein DDB_G0290521: MVLASETNSRPSPRPSPRSSTTGSQSESTSLWNRPNKNQTLIDMTFSSTPDTTLASVPVPMPTPAPIPAQAHTQTPNPTPAPASTGRFSRMGSISSIFRSLRHATAQATQATNTQSRGGNPLCIQSLTEETHN, translated from the exons atggtgctgg CAAGTGAAACTAACTCCAGACCCAGCCCTAGACCTAGTCCCAGATCAAGCACTACTGGCAGTCAGAGTGAGTCGACTTCTCTTTGGAACCGGCCCAATAAAAACCAGACTCTCATAGATATGACTTTCTCTTCAACCCCTGACACAACACTAGCCTCGGTCCCAGTTCCAATGCCAACTCCAGCCCCAATCCCAGCTCAAGCCCATACTCAAACTCCAAACCCAACTCCAGCCCCGGCATCAACTGGAC GTTTCAGCCGAATGGGCTCTATCAGCAGCATCTTCCGCTCTCTTCGCCATGCCACTGCCCAAGCCACACAAGCCACCAACACTCAGTCCagaggaggaaacccat TGTGCATCCAGAGCCTTACAGAAGAGACACACAACTGA